One part of the Leptolyngbya sp. CCY15150 genome encodes these proteins:
- a CDS encoding glycosyltransferase family 39 protein — protein sequence MTSTQPRLKQPHLSHPQHHYRALSAILLVGAGLRFLNLGQKPLWLDEMLTVLFSLGRNSADIPRETWWPVTDMANLLSLNAAATCAQITQHVATDSNHPPLFFCALHQWLRWLPLDRLDLAWAVRSLPALIGVACIAAMYWLGRVTLSPRTGLAAALLMAVSPFAVYLSQEARHYTLPMLLITLSLAALVQMQQDLQRQHRRWPLWLAWVGLSLLGLYVHYFVALAIAAQGITLILWLLWHDWQEQQVSYAGWRWIGITFMGLALGYVPWLPTFWAHLNRPEASWLTIVDPTWGDRFMPLLQLVMGWILMVVALPVEHQPLPIILLSGVLMLLVFSVIVWRCWQPAIALRQSARRHPAIALLAGFTLCMVLEFLAIVYGLGKDLTLAPRYSFVYYPGCCLLLGALLTLPEPWKIQRRSLLWGIGLVGVISSLFVSYGLAFQKPYYPDRVAQTFYSNPDRSLAVLTVDQSFQDVALGLSFAVAIDRQAPRLPTSPTSIQLGFIHRPAGYRPVWRQLAELGGNVPRPANLWTVLTPNTNPSGLPLTLNLSTSTAEPAPPCQQVEDQRYRTGHLYQLYECLP from the coding sequence GTGACTTCCACCCAACCCCGTCTCAAGCAACCCCACCTCAGCCATCCCCAGCACCACTATCGCGCCTTGTCCGCAATCCTGTTGGTGGGAGCCGGGCTGCGGTTTTTAAACCTGGGGCAAAAGCCCCTATGGCTGGATGAGATGCTCACGGTTTTGTTTAGTTTAGGGCGCAACTCCGCAGACATTCCCCGAGAAACCTGGTGGCCCGTCACCGACATGGCAAATCTGCTCAGCCTGAATGCCGCCGCCACCTGTGCCCAGATTACCCAACATGTTGCTACTGATTCTAACCATCCACCCCTCTTTTTTTGTGCCTTGCATCAATGGCTGCGCTGGCTGCCCCTCGATCGCCTTGATCTAGCCTGGGCAGTGCGATCGCTCCCAGCTCTGATCGGTGTCGCCTGTATTGCCGCTATGTACTGGCTGGGGCGAGTCACCCTCTCCCCCCGCACGGGGTTAGCCGCCGCCCTGCTGATGGCCGTCTCCCCTTTTGCCGTCTACCTGTCCCAAGAGGCGCGCCACTATACCCTACCCATGCTGCTGATTACGCTTTCCCTCGCTGCCCTGGTGCAAATGCAGCAGGATCTCCAGCGACAGCATCGACGCTGGCCCCTGTGGCTAGCCTGGGTGGGTCTGAGTCTTTTGGGTCTCTACGTGCATTACTTTGTGGCCTTGGCGATCGCTGCCCAAGGGATCACCCTCATCCTCTGGCTACTGTGGCACGATTGGCAAGAGCAGCAGGTGAGCTATGCTGGCTGGCGATGGATTGGTATCACTTTCATGGGTCTGGCTCTGGGCTATGTGCCTTGGCTGCCCACCTTCTGGGCCCACCTCAACCGTCCGGAAGCCAGTTGGCTAACCATCGTTGATCCCACCTGGGGCGATCGCTTCATGCCCTTGCTGCAACTGGTGATGGGATGGATTCTCATGGTGGTGGCGCTGCCCGTTGAACATCAGCCCCTACCGATCATCCTGCTGTCTGGTGTGCTGATGCTCCTCGTCTTTAGTGTCATCGTTTGGCGCTGTTGGCAGCCGGCGATCGCCCTCCGACAATCGGCCCGCCGCCACCCAGCCATTGCCCTACTAGCTGGGTTCACGCTCTGTATGGTGCTGGAATTTCTAGCCATTGTCTATGGTTTGGGCAAAGACCTGACCCTCGCGCCCCGCTACAGCTTCGTTTACTATCCCGGCTGTTGTCTTCTGCTGGGTGCCCTGCTCACCCTGCCCGAACCCTGGAAAATCCAGCGGCGATCGCTCCTCTGGGGGATAGGTCTCGTTGGCGTCATCAGCAGTCTGTTCGTCAGCTACGGTCTAGCGTTCCAAAAACCCTACTATCCCGACCGCGTAGCCCAAACCTTCTACTCAAACCCCGATCGCTCCCTAGCTGTTTTAACCGTTGATCAATCCTTCCAAGATGTGGCTCTAGGCCTCAGCTTTGCCGTGGCGATCGATCGCCAGGCTCCACGGTTACCCACCTCCCCCACCTCTATTCAACTAGGCTTTATTCATCGTCCCGCCGGCTATCGTCCCGTATGGCGACAACTGGCGGAGCTAGGCGGAAACGTGCCGCGGCCCGCCAATCTCTGGACGGTGCTCACCCCGAATACCAACCCTAGTGGTTTACCGTTAACCCTGAATCTATCTACCTCAACGGCGGAGCCAGCGCCCCCCTGCCAGCAGGTGGAGGATCAGCGCTACCGCACCGGGCACCTCTACCAGCTTTACGAATGTCTACCCTAG
- the fabZ gene encoding 3-hydroxyacyl-ACP dehydratase FabZ, with translation MSTLTDLQTSTDHLDPALDSAEPDVSAPATSLSLEEIHQLLPHRYPFALVDRIVSYIPGTSAIGIKNVTFNEPHFQGHFPGRPIMPGVLIVEAMAQVGGIVLTQIPDCPEGLFMFAGIDKVRFRRPVVPGDQLVMTVELICVRRRRFGKMQGRAEVDGQLVAEGELMFSIVD, from the coding sequence ATGTCTACACTGACTGACCTACAGACCTCGACCGATCATCTGGATCCAGCCTTGGATTCAGCCGAGCCAGACGTTTCAGCTCCGGCCACAAGCCTCAGCCTAGAAGAGATCCATCAGCTTCTGCCCCATCGCTACCCGTTCGCGCTGGTTGATCGTATCGTTAGCTACATTCCTGGAACGTCAGCCATCGGTATTAAAAACGTCACGTTTAATGAACCTCATTTCCAGGGGCATTTTCCAGGACGGCCGATCATGCCCGGCGTATTAATTGTGGAGGCCATGGCCCAGGTGGGCGGCATTGTCCTCACCCAGATTCCCGACTGCCCCGAAGGACTGTTTATGTTTGCAGGCATCGACAAAGTCCGCTTCCGGCGGCCCGTGGTGCCAGGGGATCAACTGGTGATGACCGTTGAACTCATCTGCGTGCGGCGACGGCGCTTTGGCAAAATGCAGGGACGGGCTGAAGTCGATGGGCAGCTTGTTGCAGAAGGAGAATTAATGTTTTCCATAGTGGATTAA
- a CDS encoding RNA-binding protein translates to MSVRLYIGNLPKEVEKQEFEDVFAEYGEAASMKLITDRKTGKCRGFGFVTVKDDELADQIIEKFNGYEFKETTLKIEKALPRAKAKADEAEGSAPSRRAPKGAKPRRAGDTPETATTAAQPDPRWASELEKLKSLLAAQTANS, encoded by the coding sequence ATGTCTGTTCGTTTATACATTGGTAATTTGCCCAAAGAAGTCGAAAAGCAAGAGTTTGAAGACGTCTTTGCAGAATACGGGGAAGCCGCCTCAATGAAACTCATCACCGATCGCAAGACCGGGAAGTGCCGTGGATTTGGGTTTGTGACCGTCAAGGATGATGAATTGGCCGACCAAATTATCGAAAAATTTAACGGCTACGAATTCAAAGAAACCACCCTCAAAATTGAGAAAGCGCTGCCTCGGGCCAAAGCCAAAGCTGATGAAGCTGAAGGTTCAGCCCCTAGCCGCCGTGCTCCCAAGGGTGCTAAGCCCCGCCGTGCTGGTGACACTCCTGAGACCGCGACAACGGCCGCTCAGCCTGATCCACGTTGGGCTAGTGAACTAGAGAAGCTCAAGAGCCTACTAGCAGCTCAAACGGCTAACTCCTAA
- the lpxC gene encoding UDP-3-O-acyl-N-acetylglucosamine deacetylase: MGAEPQAEQSHGDLDDHPRQHGLASPWQHTLATSVERSGVGLHSGLQTTVRLCPASASLGRSFVRVDLPGRPRIPAHVSALHQTQLSTELAIASATVRTVEHLLAALAGLGVDNLSIEIDGPEVPLLDGSALEWVEAIAQAGLVRQDAPRSRYVLDEPLWVQEGDAFVVGMPAPDLRFTYGIDFDLEAIGNQWQSWSPSQHPFQSAIAPARTFGLADQIEQLQRAGLIKGGSLDNALVCGTQGWINPPLRFSNEPVRHKLLDLVGDISLIGLFPQAHITAYKASHRLHTAFAHQLSSRITQQSNCTMDG; this comes from the coding sequence ATGGGAGCAGAGCCGCAGGCAGAGCAGAGTCATGGGGATTTAGATGATCATCCCCGTCAGCATGGTTTAGCATCACCTTGGCAGCACACCCTCGCCACGTCGGTCGAGCGATCGGGGGTGGGCCTGCATTCAGGGCTACAAACTACCGTGCGGCTCTGCCCAGCCTCGGCATCTCTGGGGCGCTCCTTTGTGCGGGTAGATTTGCCTGGTCGCCCTAGGATTCCCGCTCATGTGAGCGCTCTCCATCAAACCCAGCTCTCGACAGAACTGGCGATCGCTTCTGCTACGGTGAGAACCGTGGAGCATCTGCTGGCGGCCCTGGCCGGTTTGGGCGTAGACAACCTCTCCATTGAGATCGATGGCCCTGAAGTACCCCTCTTGGATGGATCGGCTCTTGAATGGGTGGAGGCGATCGCTCAAGCCGGTTTGGTTCGTCAAGACGCTCCCCGCTCCCGCTATGTGCTAGACGAGCCTCTCTGGGTACAAGAAGGAGATGCGTTTGTGGTGGGAATGCCAGCTCCAGACCTGCGGTTCACCTATGGTATCGACTTTGACCTAGAGGCGATCGGTAACCAATGGCAAAGCTGGAGCCCTAGTCAACATCCCTTCCAGAGCGCGATCGCTCCAGCCAGAACCTTTGGTCTAGCCGATCAAATTGAACAACTTCAGCGGGCCGGCCTCATCAAGGGTGGTAGCCTAGACAATGCCCTCGTCTGTGGAACCCAGGGATGGATCAACCCACCCCTACGATTTTCAAATGAGCCAGTGCGCCATAAGCTTTTAGACTTAGTAGGAGATATTAGCCTGATCGGGCTATTCCCCCAGGCTCACATCACCGCCTACAAAGCTAGTCATCGGCTACACACCGCGTTTGCCCACCAGTTGTCTAGCCGGATCACTCAGCAGTCTAACTGCACCATGGACGGATGA
- a CDS encoding BamA/TamA family outer membrane protein: MQFSPVLLAVLTVSTTLGLATAATAAPESATLEANETQAHSSGASRTLFSPVGYGSDRLPAMPSPEAIVDENGVASPSIDDLEAIDLEAAEPAAIAQEPEFSAPAAIAQVGPGEDDDPDALEFEITPTPTLDLDLTPPSDTPTTPTPQPPAGDVGADDEETRVLVAEVVVVGAEGDLEDEVYQAISTQAGRTATRSQLQEDINAIFATGWFSNVRAVPSDTPLGVRVTYEVTPNPVLRSVQAPGTQVLPPEQLDEIFGDQYGTTLNLRRLDGGIRRLNEWYQAEGYILAQVVDAPDVSSDGVVTLDITEGVIEDVRVQFIDETGETVDEDGEPITGRTRDFIVTRELEAQPGDVFNQNQISQDLQRVFNLGIFDDVRLALAPGEDPRKVDVVVSLVEGNTGSLAAGLGFSGSTGIFGTVSYQQRNLGGNNQRLGAEVQVGERGFLFDVNFTDPWIGGDPYQTSYTVNAFNRRSISLVFDGGDPEVRLPDDENPNDIEAGDRPRIDRLGGGVSFTRPLDEWLGWDNWRGSLGLEVQRVSVRDSDGDINPFDALGNQLSFDEDGTDNLFILQLGLVNDQRNNPLQPTSGSVLRVGTEQSVPIGSGSILFNRLRASYSRYFPVNFTSFREDDSETLAFNVQVGTVFGDLPPYEAFSIGGTDSVRGYGSGEVGSGRSFLQATAEYRFPVLSIVGGALFVDFGTDLGTADNVPGQPANVRGKPGSGFGIGAGIRVQSPLGPIRIDYGVSDDGDGRFHFGIGERF, translated from the coding sequence ATGCAATTTTCCCCTGTCTTACTGGCAGTTTTGACGGTTTCGACGACTCTGGGCCTGGCCACCGCTGCCACTGCTGCTCCAGAGAGCGCTACCCTCGAAGCTAATGAAACTCAAGCCCATTCTTCAGGCGCGTCCAGGACGCTATTTAGCCCAGTCGGGTATGGCAGCGATCGCCTCCCAGCCATGCCCAGCCCAGAGGCCATCGTCGATGAGAACGGCGTGGCTTCACCCTCGATTGACGACCTAGAAGCGATTGACCTAGAAGCCGCAGAACCGGCAGCGATCGCCCAAGAGCCAGAGTTTTCCGCACCAGCAGCGATCGCTCAGGTGGGCCCTGGAGAAGACGATGATCCCGACGCTCTAGAATTTGAGATCACCCCTACCCCCACCCTTGACCTAGATCTCACCCCCCCCAGCGACACACCAACCACTCCCACCCCCCAGCCACCCGCCGGCGATGTCGGGGCTGACGACGAAGAAACTCGGGTGTTGGTGGCCGAAGTCGTGGTGGTTGGCGCAGAAGGAGACCTAGAGGACGAAGTCTATCAGGCAATCAGCACCCAGGCAGGGCGTACCGCTACCCGCTCTCAGTTGCAAGAAGACATCAACGCCATTTTTGCAACCGGCTGGTTTTCCAATGTGCGTGCCGTGCCGTCGGATACGCCCCTTGGTGTCCGGGTGACCTATGAGGTGACCCCCAACCCAGTGCTGCGATCGGTGCAGGCTCCTGGCACCCAGGTGTTGCCTCCTGAACAACTTGATGAGATCTTTGGCGACCAGTATGGCACGACCCTCAACCTCCGCCGTTTGGATGGTGGCATTCGCAGGTTGAACGAATGGTATCAAGCCGAAGGCTACATTCTGGCTCAGGTTGTAGACGCACCGGATGTCAGTAGCGATGGCGTCGTTACCCTAGATATTACCGAAGGGGTAATTGAAGACGTTCGGGTGCAGTTTATTGACGAAACGGGTGAAACCGTTGATGAAGATGGTGAGCCGATTACGGGCAGAACTCGCGACTTTATCGTCACCCGAGAGCTGGAGGCCCAGCCCGGTGATGTTTTCAACCAAAACCAAATCTCCCAGGATCTACAGCGAGTCTTTAACCTTGGCATCTTCGATGATGTGCGCCTAGCCCTAGCTCCCGGTGAGGATCCGCGCAAGGTGGACGTTGTCGTTAGCTTGGTAGAAGGCAATACGGGTTCCCTGGCAGCGGGCTTGGGCTTTAGCGGATCAACGGGTATTTTTGGTACCGTTAGCTATCAGCAACGCAACCTCGGCGGCAACAACCAGCGTTTGGGCGCTGAGGTGCAGGTGGGTGAACGGGGCTTCCTGTTTGACGTCAACTTCACCGATCCGTGGATTGGCGGTGATCCCTATCAAACCTCCTACACCGTTAATGCCTTTAACCGCCGCTCGATCTCCCTGGTCTTTGATGGTGGCGATCCGGAAGTGCGCTTGCCTGACGATGAAAATCCTAACGATATTGAAGCCGGCGATCGCCCCCGGATTGACCGACTAGGCGGTGGGGTAAGCTTTACCCGTCCCCTAGACGAATGGCTGGGCTGGGACAACTGGCGCGGTTCCTTGGGGCTTGAGGTGCAGCGCGTATCGGTGCGAGACTCTGACGGTGATATTAACCCCTTCGATGCCCTCGGCAACCAACTGAGCTTCGATGAGGATGGTACGGATAATCTGTTTATCTTGCAGCTTGGCTTGGTGAACGACCAGCGCAACAATCCTCTGCAGCCCACCAGCGGTTCTGTCCTGCGAGTGGGTACCGAACAAAGCGTTCCCATTGGCAGCGGCAGCATTCTGTTCAACCGGCTGCGGGCTAGCTACAGCCGCTATTTCCCGGTGAACTTCACCAGCTTTAGAGAAGACGATTCCGAAACCCTCGCCTTCAACGTGCAGGTGGGTACGGTCTTTGGTGACCTCCCTCCCTACGAGGCCTTCTCCATCGGGGGAACCGACTCCGTCCGCGGCTATGGTTCGGGTGAAGTGGGCAGCGGTCGTAGCTTCCTCCAGGCCACAGCAGAATATCGCTTCCCAGTTTTATCTATCGTTGGTGGAGCGCTGTTTGTAGACTTTGGCACCGACTTGGGAACCGCCGACAATGTACCGGGACAGCCCGCTAATGTGCGCGGCAAGCCCGGCTCAGGCTTTGGCATTGGCGCTGGGATTCGTGTCCAGTCTCCCCTCGGCCCCATCCGCATCGACTATGGCGTTAGCGATGATGGCGATGGTCGTTTCCACTTTGGCATTGGAGAACGGTTCTAA
- a CDS encoding ATP-dependent helicase, translated as MPLSSMPPSILERSQRLQQLRDRLRLGQRCLADWQGGPLAVSAVPGSGKSTGMAIATALLLGHRHQQRQQAILENPEVVLPPEGQVVLVTFTRSAAANLKVKIRQYLQELALPAQGFVVHTLHGLALSIANRHPNLSGLNLDQTTLISPNQHHRLLQVTVEQWIAAHPQLYQQLLEGRQFDGEETERLRRQSVLRTEALPELAQTLIHEAKSSGLSPADLAQVSTLAQGGSEPGEYDLLAIAAGLYEHYQTSLRSRYLIDYDDMILAALAVLDDPTARSLWQSQIFAVFEDEAQDSSPLQTRLLNVLAARPEAMSPQVNLVRVGDPNQAINSTFTPADPIFFRQFCQDCDRQGRLFVMDQAGRSTPQVMKAANAVLTWANQYLVPLGSVSDLDRPFQFQLIRPVDADDPQANANPMPLGQGLELCQPRHPEETVALIAQRVAELAAATPNLSFAVLVRDHRQGRFLGQRLAHPENYGLTTHLEDYGISLYDVGQQERQSHVPQDVLALLQFIDRPHSPDRLKAALKILTERQCIPNQDLNAIASFPEQFLYPGPLDPPQAEPVRQARRYCTGLLRARLELPQHQIIPFLALTLGYSQSELATADKLAERLAQQTMGHLSLGAILGALTDIVSAERFEPVDTEDADSRYTRSGQLTIMTMHKAKGLDWDVVFLPFLHADLLPGSLRVMPQTQFLGDFTLAEVARTQLRAHLHQDTALPTIQAAWKRAIALKPAEDYRLLYVAMTRAKRLLWMSAAEQAPYSWSNVDNLNAKEPCPALTMLQHNFPEAVVPCVLKS; from the coding sequence ATGCCGTTATCATCAATGCCGCCGTCGATTCTAGAGCGATCGCAGCGGCTACAGCAATTGCGCGATCGCCTGCGATTGGGACAGCGCTGTCTGGCAGATTGGCAGGGTGGCCCGTTGGCGGTCTCAGCGGTGCCGGGGTCTGGCAAGTCTACAGGCATGGCGATCGCGACGGCCCTGCTCCTAGGGCATCGCCATCAGCAGCGCCAGCAGGCGATTCTGGAGAATCCAGAGGTGGTGCTACCGCCAGAAGGGCAAGTGGTGTTGGTCACCTTTACGCGATCGGCGGCGGCCAACCTTAAGGTGAAAATTCGTCAGTACCTGCAGGAGTTGGCGTTGCCAGCTCAGGGATTTGTGGTGCATACCTTGCATGGTCTAGCCCTGAGTATTGCCAACCGTCATCCCAATCTTTCAGGACTGAATCTGGATCAAACCACACTGATTTCCCCCAACCAGCATCACCGCCTGCTGCAGGTGACGGTTGAACAATGGATTGCTGCCCATCCCCAACTGTATCAGCAACTTTTAGAAGGACGGCAGTTTGATGGCGAAGAAACAGAACGTCTGCGACGGCAGTCGGTGTTGCGCACCGAAGCGCTACCTGAATTAGCCCAAACCTTGATTCATGAGGCCAAAAGTTCTGGACTATCCCCGGCAGATCTTGCTCAGGTGAGTACCTTGGCTCAGGGAGGCTCCGAACCAGGTGAGTATGACCTGTTGGCGATCGCAGCGGGACTGTATGAACACTATCAAACCAGTTTGCGATCGCGCTATCTGATTGACTACGATGACATGATTTTGGCAGCCCTGGCGGTGCTGGATGACCCCACGGCACGATCGCTCTGGCAATCTCAGATTTTTGCCGTATTTGAAGACGAGGCCCAGGATTCATCACCGTTGCAAACCCGGCTTTTGAATGTCCTAGCCGCCCGCCCCGAGGCCATGTCGCCCCAGGTGAATCTCGTGCGGGTGGGTGATCCAAACCAGGCGATCAATTCCACCTTTACGCCGGCTGATCCGATCTTTTTCCGACAGTTTTGTCAAGATTGCGATCGCCAAGGACGCCTGTTCGTGATGGATCAAGCCGGACGCAGTACGCCTCAAGTGATGAAAGCAGCCAATGCTGTGTTGACTTGGGCCAATCAATACCTTGTGCCGCTTGGGTCGGTCTCTGACCTGGATCGCCCGTTTCAGTTTCAGCTCATCCGTCCCGTGGATGCCGATGATCCGCAAGCCAATGCCAATCCCATGCCCCTGGGTCAGGGACTAGAACTGTGTCAGCCCCGCCATCCCGAGGAAACGGTAGCCCTGATCGCCCAGCGGGTGGCGGAGCTAGCCGCAGCAACGCCTAACCTCAGTTTTGCCGTGCTGGTGCGAGACCATCGCCAGGGACGCTTCCTAGGGCAGCGGTTGGCCCATCCCGAAAACTATGGGTTAACCACCCACCTGGAAGACTACGGCATCTCCCTCTACGACGTAGGACAGCAGGAACGCCAATCCCATGTGCCGCAAGACGTGCTGGCGCTGCTGCAGTTCATCGATCGCCCCCATTCCCCCGATCGCCTCAAGGCCGCGCTGAAGATTTTGACGGAGCGCCAATGTATTCCCAACCAAGATTTGAATGCGATCGCCAGCTTTCCTGAGCAATTTCTCTACCCTGGCCCCCTCGATCCACCGCAAGCTGAACCGGTGCGCCAGGCCCGCCGCTACTGTACCGGGTTGCTGCGAGCCCGCTTGGAGCTACCCCAGCATCAGATCATTCCGTTTTTGGCCCTCACCCTGGGGTACAGTCAGAGCGAACTGGCCACCGCCGATAAACTGGCCGAACGCCTAGCGCAGCAAACGATGGGTCACCTATCCCTAGGTGCGATCTTGGGTGCCCTCACCGATATCGTCAGCGCCGAGCGATTTGAGCCCGTGGACACGGAAGATGCCGACTCTCGCTATACCCGGTCGGGGCAATTGACCATTATGACCATGCACAAAGCCAAGGGACTAGATTGGGACGTGGTGTTTCTGCCCTTCCTCCATGCTGACCTACTGCCTGGCTCTCTACGGGTGATGCCACAAACTCAATTTCTGGGAGACTTTACCCTAGCGGAGGTGGCCCGCACCCAACTGCGCGCCCACCTCCATCAAGACACGGCTCTACCCACCATCCAAGCAGCCTGGAAACGAGCGATCGCCCTCAAGCCAGCAGAAGACTACCGATTGCTCTACGTGGCCATGACCCGCGCCAAGCGTCTGTTGTGGATGTCGGCGGCTGAGCAAGCTCCCTACAGTTGGAGCAATGTTGATAATCTTAATGCCAAGGAACCCTGTCCAGCCTTAACAATGTTGCAGCACAACTTTCCTGAAGCCGTTGTTCCCTGCGTCTTGAAGTCCTGA
- the purC gene encoding phosphoribosylaminoimidazolesuccinocarboxamide synthase gives MSALEPLYEGKAKLLYRTDDPEVLLTRFKDDATAFNAQKRGQIVGKGAINCEISSYLFQVLEQSGIPTHFLDCPSATEMRVRAVTILPIEVVVRNIAAGSLCKQTGIALGTVLPQPLVEFYYKNDALGDPLLTRDRLLLMELATPEQLEMLQSQALQINQRLIDFFQSCGITLVDFKLEFGVDSHQRVILADEISPDTCRLWNQATDDPNQRVMDKDRFRQDLGQVEAAYQQVLERIKGNRV, from the coding sequence ATGTCTGCGCTTGAACCACTCTACGAAGGCAAAGCCAAACTTCTCTATCGCACCGATGATCCAGAGGTGTTGCTGACCCGCTTCAAAGACGACGCTACGGCCTTTAATGCCCAGAAGCGCGGGCAGATTGTTGGCAAAGGGGCCATCAACTGCGAAATTTCTAGCTATCTTTTCCAGGTTCTAGAGCAAAGCGGCATCCCCACCCACTTTCTTGACTGCCCCAGCGCAACCGAGATGCGCGTCCGGGCGGTCACGATTCTGCCCATTGAAGTGGTGGTGCGCAATATCGCTGCCGGTAGCCTGTGCAAACAAACCGGCATTGCCCTGGGCACCGTCTTGCCCCAGCCCCTCGTTGAGTTTTATTACAAAAATGATGCCCTAGGCGATCCCTTGCTCACCCGCGATCGCCTCTTGCTGATGGAGCTAGCTACGCCGGAACAGCTTGAAATGCTTCAGAGCCAAGCCTTGCAGATCAATCAACGGCTGATCGACTTCTTCCAAAGCTGCGGCATTACCCTGGTAGACTTCAAGCTAGAGTTTGGGGTCGATAGTCACCAACGGGTGATTTTAGCTGACGAAATTAGCCCGGATACCTGTCGATTATGGAACCAGGCAACGGATGATCCTAACCAACGGGTGATGGACAAAGACCGCTTTCGCCAGGATCTAGGTCAGGTTGAGGCTGCCTATCAACAGGTCTTGGAACGGATCAAAGGAAACCGCGTCTAA
- the lpxA gene encoding acyl-ACP--UDP-N-acetylglucosamine O-acyltransferase — protein MTTLIHPTAVIHAEANLHPTVKVGAYAVIGEGVKVGEGTTIGPHVVLDGWTEIGARNQIYPGVVIGLEPQDLKYDGSATLVKIGDDNCIREYVTINRATGSGEATSLGNRNLLMAYVHVGHNCAIGDRVIIANGVALAGHVHIESQARISGVLGVHQFVHIGRLAMVGGMSRIDRDVPPYTLVEGNPSRVRSLNQVGLKRAGLSELQDGEVLRSLKQAFRLVYRSGLSLDEAISKLEQLPHNPHLQHFTHFISQSRLSQRRGLIPGVRRTRREAEG, from the coding sequence TTGACTACCCTGATTCATCCTACTGCTGTGATCCATGCTGAGGCGAACCTACACCCAACGGTGAAGGTCGGGGCCTATGCGGTGATTGGAGAAGGCGTCAAGGTTGGGGAAGGAACTACCATCGGCCCCCATGTTGTCCTCGATGGCTGGACTGAAATTGGTGCCCGTAACCAAATCTATCCAGGCGTGGTCATCGGTCTCGAACCCCAAGATCTCAAATATGACGGATCGGCAACCCTGGTCAAGATTGGTGATGACAACTGCATCCGCGAGTATGTCACCATCAACCGAGCCACGGGATCGGGAGAAGCTACCTCTCTCGGTAACCGCAATTTGCTCATGGCCTATGTGCATGTGGGGCATAACTGCGCCATTGGCGATCGCGTGATTATTGCCAACGGGGTGGCGCTAGCGGGGCATGTGCATATTGAATCCCAGGCGCGGATCAGCGGCGTGCTGGGGGTGCATCAGTTTGTCCATATCGGACGGCTGGCGATGGTGGGAGGCATGAGCCGGATTGATCGAGATGTGCCGCCTTATACCTTGGTGGAAGGCAACCCATCTCGGGTGCGATCGCTCAACCAAGTTGGCTTGAAACGGGCTGGTCTCAGTGAGTTGCAAGACGGGGAAGTGCTGCGATCGCTGAAGCAGGCGTTTCGCTTAGTCTACCGATCGGGGCTGTCCTTGGACGAGGCCATTTCTAAGCTGGAGCAACTGCCCCACAATCCCCATCTCCAGCACTTTACCCACTTTATTAGCCAGTCGCGCCTATCCCAACGACGGGGGCTCATTCCTGGCGTGCGCCGCACCCGTCGGGAGGCTGAAGGCTGA